The Theropithecus gelada isolate Dixy chromosome X, Tgel_1.0, whole genome shotgun sequence genome includes a window with the following:
- the RTL4 gene encoding retrotransposon Gag-like protein 4, with translation MEKCTKSPPTLQVEPSFLQGENLILRPQMQHPTTENTAKRGQVMPALATTVMPVPNSLEHLTQFHGDPANRSEFLTQVTTYLTALQISNLANDAQIKLFFDYLSQQLESCGIISGPDKSTLLKQYENCILEFQQSFGKPTKQEMNLLMNAKFDKGDNSSQQDPTTFQLLAQNLICNETSQNGQFEKAVDDLNQDEESVTDMMDNLPDLITQCIQLDKKHSDRPELLQSETQLPLLASLIQHQALFSPTDPPPKKGPIQLREGQLPLTPAKRARQQETQLCLYCSQSGHFTRDCLAKRSRAPATTNNTAHQ, from the coding sequence ATGGAGAAGTGCACAAAATCACCACCTACCTTGCAGGTAGAACCTTCCTTTCTTCAGGGAGAGAATCTGATTCTGCGGCCTCAAATGCAGCATCCAACCACGGAGAATACTGCTAAAAGGGGCCAAGTCATGCCTGCCCTGGCCACCACAGTGATGCCTGTACCGAACTCACTCGAGCATCTCACCCAGTTTCATGGTGACCCTGCCAATCGCTCAGAGTTCCTCACTCAGGTGACTACCTACTTGACAGCTCTCCAGATCTCTAATCTTGCAAATGATGCCCAGATCAAACTCTTTTTTGATTACCTATCTCAGCAGTTAGAAAGTTGTGGAATCATATCTGGGCCTGACAAGAGTACCTTACTGAAGCAATATGAGAATTGTATTCTTGAGTTCCAGCAGTCATTTGGTAAACCCACAAAACAGGAAATGAACCTTCTGATGAATGCTAAGTTTGACAAAGGGGACAACTCCTCTCAACAGGACCCTACTACTTTCCAGCTCCTTGCTCAAAATCTGATCTGTAATGAAACCAGTCAGAATGGGCAGTTCGAAAAGGCAGTAGATGATCTCAACCAGGATGAAGAGAGTGTCACTGATATGATGGACAATCTACCAGACCTGATCACTCAGTGCATTCAGTTGGACAAGAAACACAGTGACAGGCCAGAGCTCCTACAGTCAGAGACCCAGCTCCCATTGTTGGCTTCCTTGATCCAGCACCAAGCCCTCTTTAGCCCCACAGATCCACCACCCAAGAAAGGGCCTATACAACTGCGAGAAGGCCAGCTGCCTCTCACCCCAGCCAAACGAGCCCGCCAGCAAGAAACTCAGTTGTGCCTCTACTGCAGCCAATCTGGTCACTTCACAAGAGATTGCCTTGCCAAACGTTCTCGAGCTCCAGCAACGACAAATAACACAGCTCACCAGTAA